AATGCTGGAATTAGGGTTAAAATTGGAATATCCTTTGGTGTTCTTGGCCTTTCTAGCTTTGAGATTCCAACAAACAAAGCTAAATCCTTCTCCCTTGTCTGCCTTAACATAAAATCCTTTACAGGAATAGATGCCTCCTCCAATGCCTTTCCTCCTGTAATCTTTTTCTCTAAGTAAGGCGTTAAGGCATTTTTATTAACCTTATCCAATGTAGGAGACATAATAAAAAATGTTAAAAATAAAGCAAGGGCTGTGATTACCTGCTGTGGAGGTGCTTGCTGAATTGCCAGAGCCTGCTTTACAAATGTAAGGACAATAACTATCCTTACAAACGATGTAACCATCATAATAATTGAAGGAACTAAGG
This region of bacterium genomic DNA includes:
- the fliP gene encoding flagellar type III secretion system pore protein FliP (The bacterial flagellar biogenesis protein FliP forms a type III secretion system (T3SS)-type pore required for flagellar assembly.), producing MKKVLFFLFIAFSSFCADIPIPKINLGIAPGKPEDVAMSLQILFILTILALVPSIIMMVTSFVRIVIVLTFVKQALAIQQAPPQQVITALALFLTFFIMSPTLDKVNKNALTPYLEKKITGGKALEEASIPVKDFMLRQTREKDLALFVGISKLERPRTPKDIPILTLIPAFMTSEISIAFQIGILLFLPFLVIDIIVASVLMSMGMIMLPPAMISLPFKILLFVMVDGWNLLIHRLVLSFH